The Acidimicrobiales bacterium genome includes a window with the following:
- a CDS encoding DUF6687 family protein → MRFTPADLLAERPHVIADGAALPNTVLTLSHWPASPTPPALAEDTSARIAFRFLDSLDDWPAPEAVSNDHFDQDGLVSVYALVAPDEARARRAVLEDVAAAGDFATFADRDAGRVSFALAALADPERSPLGARLFEAPYPDLCAGLYEELLGRLPELVDDVEAHRPLWEEEDAALTSAEDALSAGDVTIDEVPELDLAVVRVPTDRRAALATRFSSRQDTAFHPAAINNATRALRILMIHGRRHELVFRYESWVKYVSRRPLPRVDLGPLAEELQGAERNGARWSFDGVAALVPSLRLAEGHESDIDPTRLRAMVERFLATAAPAWDPYASRPG, encoded by the coding sequence TTGCGCTTCACCCCCGCCGACCTGCTCGCCGAACGGCCGCACGTGATCGCCGACGGCGCAGCCCTGCCGAACACCGTGCTCACGTTGTCCCACTGGCCGGCGAGCCCTACGCCTCCCGCTCTGGCCGAGGACACCTCGGCGCGCATCGCCTTCCGCTTCCTGGACAGCCTCGATGACTGGCCGGCCCCGGAGGCGGTCTCCAACGACCACTTCGACCAGGACGGGCTCGTCTCGGTCTACGCCCTGGTGGCGCCGGACGAGGCCCGCGCCCGTCGAGCCGTCCTGGAGGACGTCGCCGCCGCCGGCGACTTCGCCACCTTCGCCGATCGCGACGCGGGGCGGGTCAGCTTCGCCCTGGCGGCACTGGCCGATCCCGAACGATCGCCGCTCGGGGCTCGCCTGTTCGAGGCGCCCTACCCCGATCTCTGCGCCGGGCTCTACGAGGAGCTGCTGGGAAGGCTGCCCGAGCTGGTGGACGACGTCGAGGCCCACCGGCCGCTCTGGGAGGAGGAGGACGCTGCGCTGACCTCAGCCGAGGACGCCCTGTCGGCCGGCGACGTCACCATCGACGAGGTCCCAGAGCTCGATCTGGCCGTGGTGCGGGTGCCGACCGACCGGCGGGCCGCCCTGGCCACCCGGTTCAGCTCCCGACAGGACACGGCCTTCCATCCGGCGGCGATCAACAACGCGACGAGGGCGCTGCGCATCCTCATGATCCACGGCCGCCGTCACGAGCTCGTGTTCCGCTACGAGTCGTGGGTGAAGTACGTGTCCCGCCGTCCACTGCCGCGAGTCGATCTCGGTCCTTTGGCCGAGGAGCTCCAGGGCGCGGAGCGAAATGGAGCACGTTGGTCCTTCGACGGCGTGGCTGCCCTGGTGCCCTCCCTGCGGCTCGCCGAGGGGCACGAGAGTGACATCGATCCGACCCGCCTGCGGGCGATGGTGGAGCGCTTCCTGGCCACCGCCGCGCCTGCGTGGGACCCCTACGCCTCCCGGCCCGGCTGA
- a CDS encoding 4a-hydroxytetrahydrobiopterin dehydratase, which translates to MSLLDDDAISAALAGLQWEREGDELVKEHKSRDFAAAMVFVNAVAARAEAANHHPDIDIRWNTVTLRLSTHSAGGLTQADLDMAREIDGLAAE; encoded by the coding sequence ATGTCCCTCCTCGATGATGACGCCATCTCGGCAGCGCTGGCCGGCCTGCAGTGGGAACGTGAGGGTGACGAGCTGGTGAAGGAGCACAAGAGCCGCGACTTCGCCGCCGCCATGGTGTTCGTCAACGCCGTGGCCGCGCGGGCCGAGGCGGCCAACCATCACCCCGACATCGACATCCGCTGGAACACGGTGACCCTTCGTCTGTCGACCCATTCCGCCGGCGGGCTGACGCAAGCCGACCTCGACATGGCGCGGGAGATCGACGGCTTGGCGGCTGAGTAG
- a CDS encoding acylphosphatase gives MRVRRRVLVSGTVQGVFFRDDCRREAVGAGVAGWVRNRPDGRVEAVFEGEPDAVAGLVSWCRTGPPSARVTGIEVLDEEPGGEAGFSIV, from the coding sequence GTGAGGGTCAGGCGCCGGGTCCTGGTGTCCGGAACAGTCCAGGGAGTGTTTTTTCGCGACGACTGTCGGCGCGAGGCGGTCGGCGCCGGCGTGGCCGGCTGGGTGCGCAACCGGCCCGACGGACGGGTGGAGGCGGTGTTCGAGGGCGAGCCGGACGCGGTCGCCGGGCTCGTGTCATGGTGCCGGACGGGCCCGCCGTCGGCACGGGTCACGGGCATCGAGGTCCTCGACGAGGAGCCCGGCGGGGAGGCGGGCTTCAGCATCGTCTGA
- a CDS encoding acyl-CoA dehydrogenase family protein, producing the protein MAWDFSTEPEFERQLDWMRTFVRDEIFPFETISLDHDAFIEAVRPLQAQVKERGLWASHLPPELGGGGFGQVKLGLMHEILGQSPFAPFVFGNNAPDSGNAELLAVGIESSGREEQRDRWLKPLLDGALHSSFSMTEPGAGADPTLLRTSAVRDGDEWVINGHKWFSSNASVADFLIVMAVTNPDVHPYQGSSMILVPADTPGVDIVRDIPTMEHPEESFGLYGGHAEVLYRDVRVPAENLVGNEGEGFVLAQKRLGPGRIHHCMRWLGQSRRAFDMMCERAVSRYTHGSHLSEKQTIQNWVADSLAEMTAARLMTLHAAWKMDASGPAAARVEIAMIKYYGAQVLYNVIDRAIQVHGSLGFSTDLPLEHMYRAARAARIYDGPDEVHRVTVARQVLKGYKPVDVPTEHVPTRREDATRRFAKYLDRATADL; encoded by the coding sequence ATGGCCTGGGACTTCTCGACCGAGCCGGAGTTCGAGCGGCAGCTCGACTGGATGCGCACGTTCGTGCGCGACGAGATCTTTCCCTTCGAGACGATCAGCCTCGATCACGACGCCTTCATCGAGGCGGTGCGGCCCCTCCAGGCGCAGGTGAAGGAGCGAGGCCTGTGGGCTTCGCACCTGCCCCCCGAGCTCGGTGGTGGTGGTTTCGGCCAGGTGAAGCTGGGCCTCATGCACGAGATCCTCGGACAGTCGCCCTTCGCTCCCTTCGTGTTCGGCAACAACGCCCCGGACTCGGGCAACGCCGAGCTGCTGGCTGTCGGCATCGAGTCCAGCGGACGGGAGGAACAGCGCGACCGGTGGCTCAAACCGCTGCTCGACGGGGCCCTCCACAGCTCCTTCTCCATGACCGAGCCCGGTGCGGGCGCCGATCCGACGCTGCTGCGGACCTCGGCCGTGCGCGACGGCGACGAGTGGGTGATCAACGGCCACAAGTGGTTCAGCTCCAACGCCTCGGTCGCCGACTTCCTCATCGTCATGGCCGTCACCAATCCGGACGTCCATCCGTACCAGGGCAGCTCCATGATCCTCGTCCCCGCCGACACGCCCGGAGTGGACATCGTGCGGGACATCCCGACGATGGAGCACCCCGAGGAGAGCTTCGGTCTCTACGGCGGGCACGCCGAGGTCCTCTACCGCGACGTACGGGTCCCGGCGGAGAACCTGGTCGGCAACGAGGGCGAGGGCTTCGTGCTGGCCCAGAAGCGCCTCGGGCCAGGACGCATCCACCACTGCATGCGGTGGCTCGGGCAGTCCCGCCGGGCCTTCGACATGATGTGCGAGCGGGCGGTGTCGCGCTACACCCACGGTTCGCACCTGTCGGAGAAGCAGACGATCCAGAACTGGGTGGCCGACTCCCTCGCGGAGATGACCGCCGCCCGCCTCATGACGCTGCACGCGGCCTGGAAGATGGATGCATCGGGACCGGCGGCCGCCCGGGTCGAGATCGCCATGATCAAGTACTACGGGGCCCAGGTGCTCTACAACGTGATCGACCGCGCCATCCAGGTCCACGGCTCGCTGGGGTTCTCGACCGACCTCCCGCTCGAGCACATGTACCGGGCCGCCCGAGCTGCTCGCATCTACGACGGACCCGACGAGGTGCATCGGGTGACCGTCGCCCGACAGGTGCTCAAGGGCTACAAGCCCGTCGACGTGCCGACCGAGCACGTGCCCACCCGCCGGGAGGACGCGACCCGCCGGTTCGCCAAGTACCTGGACCGGGCGACCGCCGACCTGTAG
- a CDS encoding AAA family ATPase has protein sequence MESTQYIGDHLGAASQDERAPGIWERDGATAAIAHLLEEARKGRGDSLFIVGEAGLGKSALLDLARENAGHDVRIGARVGEPGEAVEPFGFVRGAMDEIDDARPGDTASPDRVSQVHQAIRWLERLEQPSLLLLDDCHWADGDSLDLLGFICRRIATAPLGVIAALRPWPPAAKEACVGLVRAGHGSYRWLEPLGERGAQALVAERAGREVPVPVATAAVRQCAGNPFLLDRLGRTIGQGSDDNGGVAVISDHDDRTITPYRFAGVDRVALHLLEVASIFGERFRPSMAAEVAGIDDRESERCFEALWNSGLAIDAGEGLAQLTHPLFRQALYDGMAPPVRAQLHARAFRALSRRGLYEPGISEQAIRGQLFGDPEAIALFERLGRSALATGAASTAVEHLGAAVNLAAGNAEVSLRLTLAEALLIVGQPREAIAVLEGVMSEASAMTDHFQSRALRLIGWAHFSMGAHARAEASFREASATGEEGDPELAVETLLDRAVACWATDSPQRALDLTVQARHLVSGVNDELRDRVEAAWGFAGLRSGNGSGVSALEQQVRIVENTALSGPRSRRWRNFVLSSYAGVATWTERFSEAERVVEVARSNAEQTGDGPALAALGIIHSDSLTRLGRLHEARVAVGGGERAGDKPINTPFALARRAYILLQLGRLEDADACCAQAEPAAIAGGEQHALLWLWHVRGARHLGEGDIEEACQLYGRVEELSTAMGIGEPCIVPWARDALASYALCGRVKDARRLIRWLERAASTLPCRWPLLAAATGRAALLTSTGRIDEAEAQYEAALALHEGLPMPIERARTLLDYGSFLRHHGQPARARPVLAEAVERAEALNAGWLAAGARGELGAAGGRRRRPVGGRRALTPSEERVARLATGGASNETIAKQLSISVRTVETHLQHAYAKLGIRSRRQLMTTTRPSVEGSRRVG, from the coding sequence GTGGAATCCACGCAATACATCGGTGACCACCTGGGGGCGGCATCACAAGACGAACGAGCCCCCGGGATCTGGGAGCGGGACGGAGCCACGGCGGCGATCGCCCACCTGCTCGAGGAGGCGAGGAAGGGCCGCGGCGACTCGCTCTTCATCGTCGGTGAGGCCGGGTTGGGCAAGAGCGCCCTCCTGGACCTGGCCCGTGAGAACGCCGGGCATGACGTCCGGATCGGTGCGAGGGTCGGAGAGCCAGGCGAGGCCGTCGAGCCCTTCGGCTTCGTACGGGGCGCGATGGACGAGATCGATGACGCGCGGCCGGGAGATACCGCCTCACCTGATCGAGTGTCGCAGGTCCACCAGGCCATTCGTTGGCTCGAGCGGCTGGAACAGCCGTCGTTGCTGCTGCTCGACGATTGCCACTGGGCCGATGGGGACTCCCTCGATCTGCTCGGGTTCATCTGCCGTCGCATCGCCACCGCGCCGTTGGGGGTGATCGCTGCGCTCCGACCGTGGCCACCCGCGGCGAAGGAGGCGTGCGTGGGCCTGGTGCGCGCCGGCCATGGGAGCTACCGGTGGCTGGAGCCGCTCGGCGAGCGAGGGGCTCAGGCTCTGGTCGCTGAGCGGGCGGGGCGAGAGGTGCCGGTGCCGGTTGCCACCGCCGCGGTCCGCCAGTGCGCCGGCAACCCGTTTCTCCTCGACCGGCTGGGGCGGACGATCGGACAAGGGTCGGATGACAACGGAGGTGTCGCGGTCATATCCGATCATGATGACAGAACGATCACCCCGTATCGCTTTGCCGGCGTGGATCGTGTCGCGCTCCATTTGCTCGAGGTCGCGAGCATCTTTGGTGAGCGCTTCCGACCATCCATGGCCGCAGAGGTGGCTGGCATCGACGACCGCGAATCCGAGCGCTGCTTCGAGGCGCTGTGGAACTCCGGGCTGGCCATCGACGCCGGCGAAGGGCTGGCCCAGCTGACCCACCCGCTCTTTCGACAGGCGCTGTACGACGGCATGGCGCCCCCGGTGCGGGCCCAGCTTCACGCACGGGCGTTTCGCGCCCTGTCGCGGCGGGGCCTGTACGAGCCGGGGATCTCCGAGCAGGCCATCAGGGGGCAGCTGTTCGGTGACCCCGAAGCGATCGCCCTGTTCGAGCGGCTGGGCCGTTCGGCGCTGGCGACGGGCGCGGCGTCCACGGCCGTCGAGCACCTCGGCGCCGCGGTCAACCTGGCCGCGGGTAACGCCGAGGTGTCACTGCGGCTCACGCTCGCCGAGGCGTTGCTTATCGTCGGGCAGCCACGCGAGGCGATTGCGGTCCTCGAAGGTGTCATGTCCGAGGCGAGCGCGATGACCGACCACTTCCAATCGCGGGCGCTGCGCCTCATCGGCTGGGCGCACTTCAGCATGGGCGCCCATGCGCGGGCGGAGGCCAGCTTCCGAGAAGCCTCCGCGACCGGCGAGGAGGGGGATCCCGAGCTGGCGGTCGAGACGCTGCTCGATCGAGCCGTTGCCTGTTGGGCGACCGATAGTCCCCAGCGGGCCCTCGATCTCACGGTCCAGGCCCGTCACCTCGTGAGCGGGGTCAACGACGAGCTCCGCGACCGCGTCGAGGCGGCATGGGGCTTCGCCGGCCTGCGTTCAGGCAACGGATCCGGCGTGAGCGCCCTCGAGCAGCAGGTCCGGATCGTCGAGAACACCGCGCTCAGCGGTCCGAGGAGTCGGCGCTGGAGAAACTTCGTGCTGTCCTCGTATGCCGGCGTGGCCACCTGGACCGAGCGCTTCTCCGAGGCCGAGCGGGTCGTCGAGGTGGCTCGTTCGAATGCGGAGCAGACCGGTGACGGGCCCGCCCTGGCCGCTCTCGGCATCATCCACTCCGACAGCCTGACTCGCTTGGGGCGCCTGCATGAGGCCCGCGTTGCCGTCGGGGGCGGCGAACGCGCGGGGGACAAACCGATCAACACCCCGTTCGCTCTCGCCCGCCGCGCGTACATCCTGCTGCAGCTGGGTCGGCTCGAGGACGCCGACGCCTGCTGCGCGCAGGCCGAGCCCGCAGCGATCGCCGGGGGAGAGCAACACGCGCTGTTGTGGTTGTGGCACGTGCGAGGCGCGCGGCACCTCGGGGAGGGCGACATCGAGGAGGCATGTCAGCTCTACGGCAGGGTCGAGGAGCTCTCGACCGCCATGGGCATCGGTGAGCCGTGCATCGTCCCGTGGGCGCGCGACGCGCTGGCGAGCTACGCCCTCTGTGGCAGGGTGAAAGACGCCCGGCGCCTGATCCGCTGGCTGGAGCGCGCCGCCAGCACCCTCCCGTGCCGGTGGCCCCTCCTTGCCGCTGCCACGGGTCGGGCCGCACTGCTCACGAGCACGGGCCGCATCGATGAGGCCGAGGCTCAGTACGAAGCCGCCCTCGCCCTGCACGAAGGACTCCCCATGCCCATCGAGCGGGCCCGGACCCTGCTCGACTACGGCAGCTTCCTGCGTCACCACGGTCAGCCGGCTCGAGCCAGGCCGGTGCTCGCCGAAGCGGTCGAACGCGCCGAAGCCCTCAACGCCGGGTGGCTGGCGGCGGGAGCCAGGGGCGAGCTGGGAGCGGCCGGAGGCCGTAGGCGCCGCCCCGTCGGTGGGCGTCGGGCCCTCACGCCGTCGGAGGAGCGGGTGGCGCGACTGGCCACCGGAGGCGCCAGCAACGAGACCATCGCCAAGCAGCTGTCGATCTCGGTGAGGACCGTCGAGACGCATCTTCAGCACGCCTACGCCAAGCTGGGGATCCGCTCCCGGCGCCAGCTGATGACGACAACGCGACCCTCAGTCGAGGGCTCACGCCGAGTCGGCTGA
- a CDS encoding ABC transporter ATP-binding protein: MASGVGLSVLEVTVQFGGLTALDAVSLEVETGEVVGVIGPNGAGKTTLFNVICGFVRPSHGHLEYRGQRIRPRPSRLRTLGIARTLQSVGLWQGLSVIENVMVGSSGGRWGGFASSLLGLPPSDHRDRAVRARAMELLDELGIAETADRYPGALAYAVQKRVALARALMTEPTLLLLDEPASGLSDAEMKTLGDRLRALGQRMGVLLVEHHMDLVMSVCDRIVVLDFGRVIATGSPERIRSDPAVTEAYLGEEISDDSASDTATRSDEHA; encoded by the coding sequence ATGGCCTCTGGAGTCGGCCTGTCCGTACTGGAGGTGACCGTCCAGTTCGGCGGCCTCACCGCCCTGGACGCCGTGTCTCTCGAAGTTGAGACGGGCGAGGTCGTCGGGGTCATCGGCCCCAACGGGGCGGGCAAGACGACCCTTTTCAACGTGATTTGCGGCTTTGTGCGACCGAGCCACGGACACCTCGAGTATCGCGGCCAGCGGATCCGCCCCCGCCCGTCCCGACTGCGCACCCTCGGCATCGCCCGGACCCTTCAGAGCGTCGGCCTCTGGCAGGGGTTGAGCGTCATCGAGAACGTCATGGTCGGGAGCTCGGGGGGACGGTGGGGGGGCTTCGCCTCTTCCCTGCTCGGACTCCCGCCTTCGGATCACCGCGACCGCGCCGTCCGCGCTAGGGCGATGGAGCTCTTGGACGAGCTCGGGATCGCTGAGACAGCAGACCGGTATCCGGGTGCGCTCGCCTATGCCGTCCAGAAACGGGTGGCACTGGCGCGAGCCCTGATGACCGAGCCCACACTGCTGTTGCTCGACGAGCCGGCGAGCGGCCTCTCCGATGCCGAGATGAAGACATTGGGCGATCGTCTGCGGGCTCTCGGCCAACGCATGGGCGTTCTCCTCGTCGAGCACCACATGGATCTCGTCATGTCGGTGTGCGACCGCATCGTGGTGCTCGACTTCGGCCGGGTCATCGCCACGGGCAGCCCCGAGCGGATCCGATCCGACCCGGCCGTCACCGAGGCCTACCTCGGCGAGGAGATCAGCGACGACAGCGCGTCCGACACCGCCACCAGGTCCGACGAGCATGCTTGA
- a CDS encoding ABC transporter ATP-binding protein, whose translation MLEIRDLSTAYGPVLALDKVSFDVADGTITAVLGANGAGKTTLLRTISGLVRPKEGSVTYGGRDLTRMSVEDIVRLGIAHVPEGRGVIQELTVEENLRLGSLWRRDRGDRYRALDEVYELFPPLAGRRSQSAFTLSGGERQMLALGRALMARPRALLLDEPSLGLAPLVTAQIMGRLRQLTQGTEMTILLVEQNARSALSIADQAVVLSLGRVVLLDQASAVAGNAELRHHYLGF comes from the coding sequence ATGCTTGAGATCCGCGATCTGTCGACGGCCTACGGCCCCGTCCTGGCCCTCGACAAAGTGTCGTTCGACGTCGCAGACGGCACCATCACCGCCGTCCTGGGGGCCAACGGGGCGGGAAAGACGACGCTGCTCCGCACCATCAGCGGCCTGGTACGCCCGAAAGAAGGGTCGGTGACCTACGGGGGCCGCGACCTCACCCGCATGAGCGTCGAGGACATCGTGCGCCTCGGCATCGCCCACGTCCCCGAGGGAAGGGGCGTGATCCAGGAGCTGACCGTCGAGGAGAACCTGCGACTCGGATCCCTGTGGAGACGCGACCGGGGTGACCGGTACCGCGCCCTCGACGAGGTCTACGAGCTCTTCCCGCCGCTGGCGGGGCGCCGGAGTCAATCGGCGTTCACACTCTCGGGCGGCGAGCGCCAGATGCTGGCCCTCGGCCGGGCCCTCATGGCCAGACCGCGGGCACTCCTCCTGGACGAGCCGTCACTGGGGCTGGCGCCGCTGGTGACCGCCCAGATCATGGGCCGCCTCCGCCAGCTGACCCAGGGGACCGAGATGACCATCCTGCTCGTCGAGCAGAACGCCCGCAGCGCCCTGTCGATCGCCGACCAGGCCGTGGTGCTGTCCCTCGGCCGAGTCGTGCTCCTCGACCAGGCCAGCGCCGTCGCCGGGAACGCCGAGCTCCGTCATCACTACCTCGGCTTCTGA
- a CDS encoding branched-chain amino acid ABC transporter permease, which yields MHRFVSFTLDGITNGMIYAAVAMALVLIWRATRIVNFAQGAMAMVTTYVAVSLVDRHVSYWFAFTVALVAGLVLGALVERTLIRPVENKSPLVHIIVTLGLLVALEAGAGLIWGGRFRSFPAPFSIVGLKVGRSQIALSPFDIFTIAAVVVVMVGLLVLFHRTAVGLRMRAAAFEPEVARLLGVRVGRVLTLGWALAALAGSLAGLLVAPKLFLYPNNMDAVLVFGFTAAILGGLDSPVGALVGGLVIGLSLSYVGGYLGSDTESIGAFVILIVVLMVRPGGLFTRVNPRRV from the coding sequence ATGCACCGTTTCGTGTCCTTCACCCTCGACGGGATCACGAACGGCATGATCTACGCCGCCGTCGCCATGGCCCTGGTGCTGATCTGGCGGGCCACCCGGATCGTCAACTTCGCCCAGGGGGCGATGGCCATGGTGACGACCTACGTGGCCGTCAGCCTCGTCGACCGGCACGTCTCCTACTGGTTCGCCTTCACGGTGGCGCTCGTCGCCGGGCTGGTGCTCGGGGCCCTGGTGGAGAGGACGCTCATCCGTCCCGTGGAGAACAAGTCGCCCCTCGTCCACATCATCGTCACCCTGGGCCTGCTCGTCGCCTTGGAGGCGGGTGCGGGGTTGATCTGGGGCGGACGGTTCCGGTCGTTCCCGGCTCCGTTCTCTATCGTCGGGCTCAAGGTGGGACGAAGCCAGATCGCGCTGTCGCCGTTCGACATCTTCACCATCGCTGCCGTGGTCGTCGTCATGGTCGGCTTGCTCGTGCTCTTCCATCGAACGGCGGTGGGACTGCGCATGCGGGCGGCCGCCTTCGAGCCCGAGGTGGCCCGACTCCTCGGGGTGCGCGTCGGACGGGTGCTCACCCTGGGCTGGGCCCTGGCGGCCCTGGCCGGCTCGCTGGCCGGCCTCCTGGTGGCGCCCAAGCTGTTCCTCTATCCCAACAACATGGACGCCGTCCTCGTCTTCGGGTTCACGGCCGCCATCCTGGGCGGCCTCGACAGCCCCGTCGGCGCCCTGGTGGGTGGGCTCGTCATCGGGCTCTCGCTGAGCTACGTCGGCGGCTACCTGGGCTCCGACACCGAGTCGATCGGCGCCTTCGTGATCCTGATCGTCGTCCTGATGGTCCGGCCCGGCGGCCTGTTCACCCGCGTCAACCCGAGGAGGGTGTGA
- a CDS encoding branched-chain amino acid ABC transporter permease, with the protein MTTPTDRRAAAPTPVNRRPPDWLRLPRQTLLRHLLLAVVVGLLLFWLSDNVGAFTDLQLSNVAAYAIALAGLTVLTGHNGQLSLGHGAFIAIGAYSTGLILEHTSLPIIVVILAAMGVTAVAGAIVGIAAARLRGPYLAGATLALAVALPSVAIKWSSIFGGEQGITVNPLAPPTSLGLAFPPERWVAWLALLAALIVLVLLANLLRSRVGRSFRAVRDDEIAASLAGVHVARTQVLAFVVSAACAGVAGAFFAFNVQLVAPAGFPLTLSIALVTGIVVGGIGSLVGAVWGGILLVYLNQEATDLAKHFHVSAAAGANGALLAYGVLLIAVMLVFPDGIQGGVRRLVRLVTRQ; encoded by the coding sequence ATGACGACACCCACGGACCGCCGCGCCGCCGCCCCGACGCCGGTGAACCGACGGCCACCCGACTGGCTGCGGCTGCCGCGTCAGACGCTTCTCCGCCACCTCCTGCTCGCCGTCGTCGTGGGCCTGTTGCTGTTCTGGCTCAGCGACAACGTCGGCGCCTTCACCGACCTCCAGCTCAGCAACGTGGCCGCCTACGCCATCGCCCTGGCGGGGCTCACCGTGCTGACGGGGCACAACGGCCAGCTCTCGCTCGGCCACGGTGCCTTCATCGCCATCGGCGCCTACAGCACCGGGCTGATCCTCGAGCACACCTCCCTGCCCATCATCGTCGTGATCCTCGCCGCCATGGGCGTGACGGCGGTCGCCGGCGCCATCGTCGGGATCGCCGCAGCCCGCCTGCGAGGTCCCTACCTGGCGGGCGCCACGCTGGCCCTGGCCGTCGCGCTCCCGTCGGTGGCCATCAAGTGGTCGTCGATATTCGGTGGCGAGCAGGGCATCACCGTGAATCCCCTGGCCCCTCCGACCTCGCTCGGCCTGGCCTTCCCACCGGAGCGCTGGGTCGCCTGGCTCGCCCTGTTGGCGGCCCTGATCGTGCTCGTGCTGCTCGCCAATCTTCTGCGGAGCCGGGTCGGACGTTCATTCCGGGCGGTGCGGGACGACGAGATCGCTGCGTCCCTGGCGGGGGTGCACGTCGCCCGGACCCAGGTGCTCGCCTTCGTCGTCAGCGCCGCCTGCGCCGGGGTGGCCGGAGCCTTCTTCGCCTTCAACGTGCAGCTCGTCGCGCCCGCCGGATTCCCGCTGACGCTGTCGATCGCCCTGGTGACGGGCATCGTCGTGGGCGGGATCGGGAGCCTCGTGGGCGCCGTGTGGGGCGGCATCCTGCTCGTGTACCTGAACCAGGAGGCCACCGACCTGGCCAAGCACTTCCACGTCTCGGCTGCGGCAGGCGCCAACGGGGCCCTGCTCGCCTACGGGGTGCTGCTGATCGCGGTGATGCTGGTCTTCCCCGACGGGATCCAGGGGGGAGTTCGCCGGCTGGTGAGGTTAGTAACGAGACAGTAA